The Chitinophaga flava genome has a segment encoding these proteins:
- a CDS encoding metallophosphoesterase: MLKRTYCLFFGLFLLTKGINAQTNHSFITPPYLQIGYQPSATSMELLWHSADSIANWEVEYKTAAAGSWQKTARPEATRVAVANVNTHFVYRTLFTGLTAGNSFNYRVLKNKKVVFTAQGKAPKGKGQPYRFVAFGDIGAGTSSAKTLARQAYGVNPDLVVVPGDIVYERGLISEYRTKFWPVYNADTISSEGAPLMRSIPFVAALGNHDGDTRDLNSYPDALAYYSFWDQPLNGLQGTEGGPVVPLIKATAENKKAFETAAGKAYPVMGNFSFNYGNTHWTFIDSDTYVDWTDSTLLKWVANDLKSATDATWKIVVFHHPGFSSSRDHFEQQQMRLLSPVLEAGNVDVVLNGHVHNYQRSFPMHFRPDKKGTLLVGGKDNKTIRGRVVTGKWQLDKTFDGQSQTKANGIIYLVTGAGGQELYNEDQQEDTDSWQKFTYKFISSTHSFTVADVDGNKIIFRQMSEEGKEVDNFTITK, from the coding sequence ATGTTGAAGAGGACGTATTGTTTATTTTTTGGCTTGTTTCTTCTCACTAAAGGAATCAACGCACAAACAAATCATTCTTTTATTACACCGCCCTACCTGCAGATAGGCTACCAGCCTTCAGCCACTAGCATGGAACTGTTGTGGCATAGCGCCGACAGTATTGCTAACTGGGAGGTAGAGTATAAAACAGCTGCAGCAGGCAGCTGGCAGAAAACAGCCAGACCGGAAGCTACCAGGGTAGCCGTGGCCAATGTGAATACACATTTTGTATACAGAACACTTTTCACCGGCCTCACTGCTGGCAACAGCTTTAATTATCGGGTGTTAAAAAATAAAAAAGTAGTATTCACTGCTCAGGGCAAAGCACCCAAGGGAAAAGGCCAGCCTTACCGCTTTGTAGCTTTCGGTGATATTGGCGCCGGCACATCCAGTGCTAAAACACTGGCCAGGCAGGCATATGGCGTGAATCCCGATCTGGTAGTAGTACCAGGAGATATTGTATATGAAAGAGGATTGATATCTGAATATCGCACCAAATTCTGGCCGGTATACAATGCAGATACTATCAGCAGCGAAGGCGCTCCGCTGATGCGTTCCATTCCCTTTGTAGCGGCCTTGGGCAACCATGACGGTGATACCCGCGATCTAAACAGTTACCCCGATGCGCTGGCCTACTATAGTTTCTGGGATCAGCCACTGAATGGCCTGCAGGGAACAGAAGGAGGTCCGGTGGTACCGTTGATTAAAGCAACCGCTGAAAACAAAAAAGCCTTCGAAACCGCCGCGGGCAAAGCGTATCCTGTAATGGGCAACTTCTCTTTCAATTACGGAAATACGCACTGGACTTTCATTGATTCCGATACCTATGTTGACTGGACAGACAGCACATTGTTGAAATGGGTGGCTAATGACCTGAAATCAGCTACAGATGCCACCTGGAAGATAGTAGTGTTTCATCATCCCGGGTTTAGCTCCTCCAGGGACCATTTTGAACAACAACAGATGCGTTTGTTGTCGCCTGTACTGGAAGCGGGTAATGTGGATGTGGTATTGAACGGTCACGTACATAACTACCAGCGCAGCTTCCCTATGCATTTCAGACCGGATAAAAAAGGTACTTTACTGGTAGGTGGCAAAGACAACAAAACCATCCGCGGCCGCGTTGTGACCGGAAAATGGCAGCTGGACAAAACCTTCGATGGCCAGTCGCAAACCAAAGCCAATGGCATCATCTATCTGGTAACCGGCGCAGGTGGGCAGGAACTGTATAATGAAGATCAACAGGAGGATACCGATTCCTGGCAGAAGTTTACCTATAAATTTATCTCCAGCACACATTCCTTTACTGTAGCGGATGTAGATGGAAATAAAATCATATTCAGGCAGATGTCGGAAGAAGGAAAGGAAGTAGATAATTTTACCATCACCAAATAA
- a CDS encoding outer membrane beta-barrel protein — MSFRKIVLSAILLLFIQFSFAQVSTSLKVMVRDAVGHQPLDRATIILTVAGTQKNYATTFTDSTGIVVLERVPAATYRLMVGYAGYEPYQELVTIQTTDKGILEKTILLRSGSKTLNAVEVTGKKQLVENKIDRLVYNVDRDVTSQGGMVTDVLRKIPQVTVDASGNVELLGNPSVQFLINGKPSTIFGTSIADALQTIPASQIQSIEVMSSPGSKYDAKGTGGIINIILKKNKTQGFGGSVNVTAGSRLENGSVNLYYKANNLSVSGYFNGSAQLTSQTRTTTDRNATDSFSTNKYYLQQNGVNDFHRNSYQTGLGVEWDATARDNISFSLSYNHFGNSNDGIIQQYDNTRDINGRLLEETSSIRNALSRVNNGSLDLSLDYRHKFKRDKQQLSIILYNSNGNNQTSYSQTQHGINDQNIFSGAGSHNPGTDRLYSWAIDYAQPITANFLLEAGLKSEIETLSSSASALSYNPADGGWTPDDKQSYNSVFKRQVYAGYVSGSMNLFHYLNVLAGFRWEYTTNHATYDKAGQTAIPDYSNAGPSMTIAHTFKNQQTLSLSYAYRLERPDYRDLNPFVNLADPHNITMGNPLLKPEIGNDFKLAYNRNFSGDNNLNIVLLYTHNSPDIKSYTTFHPEYTIGDAIYNNVNLTQRDNIASETRIGTNISGTIVLGRIITIRPNVQLYRRETNNIHASPANMSGFEYRMNLNTSWQITKDLIAEAFGNYKSGIRWQGRQADFLSYTFAVKKQLFNNKGSIGFVAVNPFARYLKQRTIQETANLNATNLLYIPYRSFGVSFMYKFGKIKVVKSKDAENFLTKPPVEN, encoded by the coding sequence ATGTCGTTCAGAAAAATAGTGCTGTCAGCAATACTGTTGCTTTTTATTCAATTCAGCTTTGCACAGGTTTCAACATCCTTGAAAGTGATGGTACGGGATGCCGTTGGGCATCAGCCACTGGACAGGGCTACTATCATACTGACAGTAGCGGGTACTCAAAAAAACTATGCCACCACTTTTACAGACAGTACCGGCATTGTAGTACTGGAGCGTGTTCCGGCGGCAACCTACCGCCTTATGGTAGGTTATGCCGGTTATGAGCCCTACCAGGAGTTAGTGACCATCCAGACCACCGATAAAGGCATTCTTGAAAAGACAATACTACTGCGGTCCGGCAGCAAAACCCTTAATGCTGTTGAGGTAACAGGCAAAAAACAATTAGTCGAAAACAAAATAGACCGTTTGGTTTATAATGTAGACCGCGATGTAACTTCGCAGGGAGGCATGGTAACAGACGTACTCAGGAAGATTCCTCAGGTAACGGTAGACGCCTCCGGCAACGTGGAACTGCTGGGCAACCCCAGCGTTCAGTTCCTGATTAACGGGAAGCCCTCTACGATTTTCGGGACGAGTATTGCAGACGCCCTGCAAACGATTCCGGCCTCGCAGATCCAGAGCATAGAAGTGATGTCGAGTCCCGGATCAAAGTATGATGCCAAAGGAACCGGTGGCATCATCAACATCATCCTCAAAAAAAATAAAACACAGGGCTTCGGCGGCAGCGTAAATGTTACCGCTGGCAGCAGGCTCGAAAACGGGTCAGTCAATCTTTATTATAAGGCCAATAACCTGTCTGTTTCCGGTTATTTCAACGGCAGCGCACAGTTAACGTCCCAAACCCGGACCACAACAGACCGTAATGCCACCGACTCCTTTTCCACCAACAAATACTACCTGCAACAAAATGGTGTAAATGATTTTCACCGCAACAGCTATCAGACCGGCCTGGGAGTAGAATGGGACGCCACCGCCAGAGACAATATTTCGTTCTCCCTTAGTTACAATCATTTTGGCAATAGTAACGATGGGATCATCCAACAATATGATAATACAAGGGATATTAACGGCCGGTTGCTGGAAGAAACATCCAGCATCAGAAACGCCCTCTCCCGCGTTAACAACGGATCACTGGACCTTTCCCTTGACTACCGGCATAAGTTCAAAAGGGATAAACAGCAGTTATCCATTATACTCTATAACAGCAATGGTAATAACCAGACATCGTATTCCCAGACCCAGCATGGTATCAATGATCAGAACATATTTTCCGGCGCGGGCAGTCATAATCCGGGTACCGACCGGCTATACAGCTGGGCCATTGACTATGCCCAACCCATTACCGCTAATTTCCTGCTGGAGGCCGGTTTGAAATCCGAGATAGAAACACTTTCCAGTAGTGCATCAGCCCTTTCCTATAATCCGGCTGATGGCGGATGGACGCCCGATGATAAACAGTCCTATAACTCCGTTTTTAAACGTCAGGTGTATGCGGGATATGTTTCCGGGAGTATGAACCTGTTTCACTATTTAAACGTGCTGGCAGGCTTCCGCTGGGAATACACCACCAACCACGCCACCTACGATAAGGCTGGCCAGACTGCTATCCCCGATTACAGCAATGCAGGCCCATCAATGACCATAGCACATACCTTTAAAAATCAGCAAACGCTCTCCCTTAGTTATGCCTATCGTCTGGAGCGCCCTGACTACCGCGACTTAAATCCGTTTGTCAATCTCGCTGATCCGCATAATATCACGATGGGTAACCCTCTCCTGAAACCAGAGATCGGGAATGATTTTAAACTCGCCTATAACCGGAATTTTAGTGGCGATAATAATCTGAACATCGTGTTGTTATACACGCATAACAGTCCGGATATTAAATCCTACACCACTTTTCATCCTGAATATACCATTGGCGATGCGATCTATAACAACGTGAACTTAACACAGAGAGACAATATCGCATCTGAAACGAGGATAGGCACTAATATCTCCGGCACTATAGTGCTAGGCCGTATTATCACGATCAGGCCTAATGTGCAGCTGTACAGGCGGGAAACCAATAATATCCATGCCAGTCCTGCTAATATGAGTGGTTTTGAGTACCGGATGAACCTGAACACCAGCTGGCAGATCACGAAAGACCTGATTGCAGAAGCTTTTGGCAATTATAAGTCAGGGATAAGATGGCAGGGCCGTCAGGCAGATTTTCTTTCCTATACGTTTGCGGTTAAAAAACAGCTGTTTAATAATAAGGGCAGTATCGGCTTTGTGGCCGTCAATCCCTTTGCAAGGTATCTGAAACAACGTACTATTCAGGAAACCGCCAATTTAAATGCTACCAACCTGCTCTATATCCCCTACCGGTCTTTTGGGGTCAGCTTCATGTATAAGTTTGGGAAGATAAAAGTGGTTAAATCAAAGGATGCAGAAAACTTTTTAACTAAACCACCGGTAGAGAACTAA
- a CDS encoding TonB-dependent receptor, which yields MKQFYLRPRVKQVLLFMMVLLTARSQAIAGDILSAIKGKVMTSDGLPAPYVTVRIDHSNHGALTDANGEFVIKKIKPGKYTLVISLIGYEKVLQDVEVETDKISQITISLGASGQQMKEVTIVGDYNKYTVLTPSNSLRLNAPLVEIPQSIAEVSREVLADQQIYNMQEGVTRNVSGASRLGHWDMYSNIQIRGSRANSLRNGMNVFISSWSPLTEDMSMVDRIEFIKGPAGFMMSNGEPGGMYNVVTKKPTGVSQGEVSLSLGSYDNYRTTLDLDGKLSKNGSLLYRLNLAGEMKNGWRDFDYTNRYSISPVLKYLIDEKNSITLEYNLQYMQLPVIGGNYSFSKRGYGDLPTNFTTIEGNMAPTKINDNSVMAFYEHKFTPDWKLTAQFGFFHYKQIGQSMWPSGFSIKDNDSLLQRNISIWDALGLNKTAQVFVNGTFRTGAVTHNILGGVDMKYSNYYADWAQAASFGDVPFNIYKPNHGAVTQPKWDRSADIRTRGVQYNYGYNAVYLQDQIGFFNDQLRVTLAGRYTTNNVLSPYDGTNKDSKFTPRFGISYSLDRHSAVYGVYDVSFIQNPGLDWQKKAFDPMTGDNIEFGIKRDWFNGRFTSSVAIYQITKNNVLTTDLEHRDPTTNQFIYSRQNGQQRIKGLEADFQGEVVKGLNLVVNYAYTDGIVSKDADAKLVGNYVPGIAKHIQNTWLTYTLGNGALKGLRANIGYQYQIGRVAGQVYDKSENFLPDYFRMDAGLAYTVNKFSINMLVNNVLNAYLYTGAPSADNYGNKIYYWQTEPGRNVRMSLGYRF from the coding sequence ATGAAACAATTCTATCTGCGCCCGCGGGTAAAACAAGTACTGCTGTTTATGATGGTCCTGTTAACCGCCCGGAGCCAGGCAATAGCGGGAGACATTCTCTCCGCAATCAAAGGAAAAGTAATGACTTCAGATGGCTTGCCTGCACCATATGTTACCGTTAGAATAGATCATTCCAACCATGGCGCGCTCACCGATGCCAATGGTGAATTTGTCATCAAAAAAATAAAACCAGGGAAATACACGCTGGTCATCTCTTTGATAGGATATGAGAAAGTACTTCAGGACGTGGAAGTAGAGACCGACAAAATCTCCCAGATAACCATCAGCCTGGGCGCTTCAGGCCAGCAGATGAAAGAAGTGACCATTGTAGGAGACTATAATAAATATACAGTTCTTACTCCTTCCAATTCACTGCGATTAAATGCTCCTCTGGTAGAAATACCACAGAGCATTGCCGAAGTTTCCAGAGAGGTGTTGGCAGACCAGCAGATCTATAATATGCAGGAGGGCGTGACCAGGAATGTGAGCGGCGCCTCCCGCCTGGGCCACTGGGATATGTATTCCAACATACAGATCCGTGGTTCCCGCGCCAACTCACTCCGCAATGGCATGAATGTGTTTATCAGTTCCTGGAGCCCGCTTACGGAAGACATGAGCATGGTAGACCGTATTGAGTTTATTAAAGGCCCTGCAGGCTTTATGATGTCTAACGGAGAACCCGGTGGCATGTACAACGTAGTCACCAAAAAACCTACCGGTGTGAGTCAGGGTGAAGTGTCCCTCTCTCTGGGCAGCTACGACAACTACCGCACCACCCTTGACCTGGACGGCAAACTATCCAAAAACGGATCATTGCTTTATCGCCTCAACCTGGCTGGTGAAATGAAAAACGGCTGGCGTGATTTTGACTATACCAACCGGTACAGCATCTCCCCCGTATTAAAATATCTGATAGACGAAAAAAACAGCATCACCCTGGAATACAACCTGCAGTATATGCAACTGCCGGTTATCGGCGGAAACTATTCCTTCTCCAAACGTGGTTATGGTGACCTGCCCACCAACTTCACCACCATTGAAGGCAACATGGCCCCTACTAAAATCAACGACAACAGTGTCATGGCCTTCTATGAACATAAATTTACTCCGGATTGGAAACTGACTGCCCAATTCGGTTTCTTCCACTATAAACAAATCGGCCAGAGTATGTGGCCATCAGGGTTTTCCATCAAGGACAATGACAGCCTGCTTCAACGAAACATCAGCATATGGGATGCACTGGGCCTGAATAAAACAGCGCAGGTATTTGTGAACGGCACCTTCCGCACAGGAGCTGTCACACACAATATCCTCGGCGGCGTAGATATGAAATACAGTAATTACTACGCCGATTGGGCACAGGCCGCGTCTTTCGGCGATGTTCCCTTCAACATCTACAAACCTAATCATGGTGCCGTTACTCAGCCTAAATGGGACCGCTCTGCAGATATCCGTACCCGTGGTGTTCAATACAACTATGGCTACAATGCAGTATACCTCCAGGACCAGATCGGCTTTTTCAATGATCAGCTACGTGTAACCCTGGCCGGTAGATATACCACCAACAACGTATTGAGCCCCTACGATGGTACCAACAAAGACAGCAAATTCACGCCCCGCTTCGGTATCAGCTATTCTCTGGACAGACATAGTGCGGTTTATGGTGTATATGATGTGAGCTTCATCCAGAATCCCGGCCTCGACTGGCAGAAAAAAGCCTTCGATCCAATGACAGGCGACAATATTGAATTTGGTATTAAACGGGATTGGTTCAACGGCCGCTTTACCTCTTCTGTTGCCATCTATCAGATCACTAAAAACAATGTGCTGACAACCGATCTGGAACACAGAGATCCTACTACCAACCAGTTTATATACAGCCGTCAAAACGGCCAGCAGCGCATTAAAGGACTGGAAGCCGATTTCCAGGGAGAAGTGGTGAAAGGGCTTAACCTGGTTGTCAACTATGCCTATACCGACGGTATCGTTTCCAAAGATGCAGATGCCAAACTGGTAGGCAACTATGTTCCCGGTATTGCCAAACATATACAGAACACCTGGCTTACCTATACCCTCGGAAACGGCGCCTTAAAAGGACTTCGTGCCAATATCGGTTATCAATACCAAATCGGGCGTGTTGCAGGACAGGTATATGATAAAAGTGAAAACTTCCTGCCCGACTACTTCAGAATGGATGCAGGGCTGGCATATACCGTGAATAAGTTCAGCATTAATATGCTGGTCAACAATGTACTTAACGCATACCTCTACACCGGAGCACCTTCCGCCGACAACTACGGAAACAAAATCTATTACTGGCAGACAGAACCCGGTCGTAACGTGAGGATGAGCCTCGGATATCGTTTTTAA
- a CDS encoding class I lanthipeptide: MKKKKLSLSKKLFVQKETISLLSQEQQHGVIGGARTTYGCPTWLPNAGCLTETTPQILCI; the protein is encoded by the coding sequence ATGAAAAAGAAAAAACTGTCCTTGTCCAAAAAATTGTTCGTTCAGAAAGAAACTATTAGCCTGCTGTCCCAGGAACAACAACATGGAGTAATAGGTGGAGCACGTACTACCTATGGCTGCCCTACCTGGTTACCTAATGCGGGTTGTTTAACAGAGACTACCCCACAGATCCTTTGTATCTAA
- a CDS encoding TonB-dependent receptor translates to MATAKKFTKLIFSAFLASFTLQAYSQVIKGRVTDAVTGEPLVGATVVLKGLSGKAIVKLDGSFHFKNLKPGAYELMATYIGYSVAKAGPVHIKSDNDIEVVDILAKPLHSELSGITVVGSSRNDESGARHLEQNANQVVNILSSKTLQLLPDITVANALQRVSGVTIEKGSSGEGRYPIIRGMDKRYINTLVNNIKIPSPDNKSRFIPLDLFPSELLERLEVSKSLTPSMEGDAIGGTINLVMKDAPATKLLQVNFSGGYNNIFADQPFQSFSSSTMNKRSPNQINGPAYAASESEFPLGHLNYTPKSTPINTTAGLTIGNRFGKNKELGVILSGSYQNQYRGTATSVFTTATTPNVDNIPSFEFLRERKYSTHTQRIGVSGKVDYRFNQRNKISLFSTYVNLDDKQVRESYDTTNAINQTLSYSYRTTWQYQSIYNATLQGEHQITGSSKIDWSAAYSIAKNSIPDQTSFSHGGLSVDRTGSKVQLTGDDILNSMDRNWMKNSDKDLSFYANYTKATKLLNRSFELKAGALYRNKHRDNFYNYYTLNPLRMSGNNQLFTTIDAAKFTFIGSNATAQLNGNNYTFSEDVSAAYLQGKWQLTHQLEALGGVRLEHTKQQYNTQLPATADYKDGTISYTDLLPSLQLKYQLFRNQTLRLSYYKAIARPQFSELIPDGPDNYELFKERGNPEGLQHSTAHNFDFRYELFPGKADQLLLGVFYKKIDDPIELSVRKFGYNSQVFKPVNIGTAATNYGFEAVFIKYIGSFGISANYTYTHSSITNDSMLYKYRDPQLGITDKYISETRPMQGQANHIGNLSVLYKNTKTGTDLQVAVVYTGERLAILNTYAGLHYWLQPTTQLDLSFEQRIYKKLTFYGKINNLTNTPTVTSMHIPYNNYLQKTSVPLSQQSTPDDKIVVQKDYYKTSFLFGFRYKL, encoded by the coding sequence ATGGCCACTGCAAAAAAATTTACAAAACTAATTTTTTCAGCATTTCTTGCATCTTTCACCCTTCAGGCTTATTCACAAGTGATTAAAGGTCGGGTCACAGATGCGGTAACCGGTGAACCCTTAGTAGGTGCCACCGTCGTTTTAAAAGGTCTTTCCGGCAAGGCCATCGTGAAGCTGGATGGCTCCTTTCATTTTAAAAACCTGAAACCAGGCGCCTATGAACTGATGGCTACCTATATCGGTTATTCAGTGGCGAAGGCTGGCCCTGTGCATATCAAATCAGATAATGATATAGAGGTGGTGGATATCCTCGCCAAACCATTGCATAGCGAGCTTTCAGGAATCACCGTAGTGGGCAGCTCCCGGAATGATGAGTCAGGAGCACGGCACCTGGAACAAAATGCTAATCAGGTAGTCAATATCCTGTCCTCCAAAACACTGCAACTGCTGCCTGATATCACCGTCGCCAATGCGCTGCAAAGGGTCAGTGGTGTGACCATCGAAAAAGGAAGCTCCGGAGAAGGACGTTATCCTATCATACGCGGGATGGATAAACGTTATATCAATACCCTCGTCAACAATATTAAAATCCCCAGCCCTGATAATAAAAGCCGCTTCATCCCGCTGGACCTTTTTCCTTCCGAACTGCTGGAGCGGCTGGAAGTCAGCAAAAGCCTGACACCCTCTATGGAAGGTGATGCCATCGGAGGTACCATCAACCTGGTTATGAAAGATGCTCCAGCGACTAAACTGCTGCAGGTAAATTTTTCAGGCGGTTATAACAACATCTTTGCAGACCAGCCTTTTCAATCCTTCTCCAGCAGCACCATGAACAAACGGTCGCCCAACCAGATCAACGGCCCCGCTTATGCTGCCAGTGAATCCGAGTTCCCGCTGGGACACCTGAACTATACTCCTAAATCAACACCTATCAATACCACAGCTGGTCTTACCATCGGTAACCGCTTTGGCAAAAATAAAGAGCTGGGCGTTATTTTATCCGGTAGTTATCAGAATCAGTACAGAGGTACCGCTACTTCCGTATTTACCACCGCTACCACACCCAACGTAGACAATATCCCTTCCTTTGAATTTCTGCGCGAACGGAAATATTCTACCCATACACAACGTATAGGCGTTAGCGGTAAGGTAGACTATCGCTTCAACCAGAGAAACAAAATTTCTCTTTTCTCTACTTATGTTAACCTGGATGATAAACAGGTGAGGGAATCGTATGATACTACGAATGCCATTAACCAAACCCTCTCATACTCCTACAGGACTACCTGGCAGTATCAGTCTATTTACAACGCCACTTTACAAGGTGAACATCAGATAACCGGCAGCAGCAAAATAGACTGGTCCGCAGCATATTCCATCGCCAAAAACAGCATCCCGGATCAAACCTCCTTTTCTCATGGCGGATTAAGCGTTGATAGAACCGGCAGCAAAGTACAACTGACCGGCGACGACATCTTAAACTCCATGGACCGCAACTGGATGAAGAACAGCGATAAGGACCTTTCCTTTTATGCCAACTATACCAAAGCAACAAAATTACTGAACCGGTCTTTTGAACTGAAAGCAGGTGCTTTGTACCGGAATAAACACCGTGATAATTTCTACAACTACTATACGCTGAATCCATTGCGCATGTCGGGGAACAACCAGCTGTTCACCACTATTGATGCAGCGAAATTTACCTTCATCGGCTCTAATGCCACTGCGCAACTGAACGGTAACAACTACACGTTCAGCGAAGATGTCTCTGCTGCTTATCTGCAGGGTAAATGGCAGCTCACACATCAGTTGGAAGCATTAGGTGGTGTAAGGCTAGAACACACCAAACAACAATACAATACACAGCTGCCAGCCACTGCAGATTATAAAGACGGTACCATTTCCTACACCGACCTCTTGCCAAGTCTGCAACTTAAATATCAGCTGTTCCGTAATCAGACACTGCGCCTTTCCTATTACAAAGCCATCGCCAGACCTCAGTTTTCTGAACTGATACCAGATGGCCCCGATAACTATGAACTGTTTAAGGAGAGAGGAAATCCTGAAGGACTGCAGCATTCCACTGCACATAACTTCGATTTCCGGTATGAGCTCTTCCCCGGTAAAGCAGACCAGCTGTTGCTGGGCGTGTTCTATAAAAAAATCGATGACCCCATCGAACTTTCTGTAAGGAAGTTTGGCTACAATTCCCAGGTGTTTAAACCTGTCAACATTGGAACAGCGGCTACCAACTATGGATTTGAAGCGGTATTCATCAAATACATCGGCTCTTTCGGTATCTCTGCCAACTATACCTATACCCACTCCAGCATTACCAACGACAGTATGCTGTACAAATACAGAGATCCGCAGTTAGGTATCACTGATAAATACATATCAGAAACAAGGCCCATGCAGGGACAGGCCAATCACATTGGTAACCTGTCTGTATTGTATAAAAACACGAAAACAGGAACAGACCTGCAGGTGGCGGTGGTATATACCGGTGAAAGACTGGCTATCCTGAATACCTATGCAGGCCTGCATTACTGGCTGCAACCCACCACTCAGCTGGACCTTTCCTTTGAACAAAGAATCTATAAAAAACTGACTTTCTACGGCAAGATCAATAACCTGACCAATACGCCTACCGTTACCAGTATGCACATCCCTTACAACAACTATCTGCAGAAAACCAGTGTGCCATTAAGCCAGCAGTCAACTCCTGATGATAAGATCGTTGTGCAGAAAGACTATTACAAAACATCCTTCTTATTTGGTTTCAGATACAAACTTTAA
- the gcvH gene encoding glycine cleavage system protein GcvH: MYPKELRYTRDHEWVLLKDGTALIGITEFAAKQLGDIVFVELPEVGKKFDAAEAFGTVESVKAVTEVFSPISGTVTEINQDLSEDPEDLNTDPHASWIIKIKVANPKEADSLLTAEQYEAYIKEGEA, translated from the coding sequence ATGTACCCTAAAGAATTACGTTATACCAGAGATCATGAATGGGTGTTGTTGAAGGATGGCACGGCCCTTATTGGTATCACAGAATTTGCTGCGAAACAATTGGGTGATATTGTGTTTGTGGAACTTCCGGAAGTTGGCAAAAAATTCGATGCCGCGGAGGCATTTGGAACAGTGGAATCCGTGAAGGCAGTAACGGAGGTATTTTCCCCCATTTCCGGTACTGTTACTGAAATAAACCAGGACCTTAGCGAAGATCCAGAGGATCTAAATACCGACCCTCATGCGAGCTGGATAATAAAAATAAAAGTGGCAAATCCTAAAGAGGCTGATAGCCTGCTGACTGCAGAGCAATACGAAGCCTATATCAAGGAAGGAGAAGCGTAA
- the gap gene encoding type I glyceraldehyde-3-phosphate dehydrogenase translates to MRIAINGFGRIGRMSLRMLLQKTGIEVIAINDLADIPTLAHLYMYDSVHGQYQGSVEATADSLVIDGKPIRILSERDPLNLPWADMDIDLVLEATGKFTSRKAAELHLQAGARQVIVSAPSSDKDIPTIVLGVNDHLIDLTAPILSNASCTTNNVAPMVKVLDDNWGIKDGYITTVHSMTGDQNLHDAPHRDLRRARAASASIIPTSTGAAKAITSIFPHLEGKMGGAGIRVPVLNGSLTDFTCTLKKQPGSVAEINAKFKEAAATSMKGVLKYTEAPIVSIDVVDNPYSCTFDALLTSIVGDLVKVVGWYDNEFGYSNRLADLVGRIAELKHHETTIDK, encoded by the coding sequence ATGAGAATAGCTATCAATGGTTTTGGGCGTATCGGCAGGATGTCTTTACGTATGCTACTGCAGAAAACAGGAATTGAAGTAATCGCGATAAATGATCTGGCAGATATTCCGACACTGGCACATCTTTACATGTACGACTCTGTACATGGTCAGTATCAGGGAAGTGTAGAGGCCACAGCCGATTCTCTGGTTATTGACGGGAAACCGATCCGTATTTTATCAGAGCGTGATCCGCTGAATTTGCCATGGGCAGACATGGATATAGATCTGGTACTCGAAGCGACAGGTAAATTTACCAGCAGGAAAGCTGCAGAACTGCATCTGCAGGCAGGCGCAAGGCAGGTAATTGTGTCAGCGCCTTCATCAGACAAAGATATTCCTACTATTGTATTGGGCGTGAACGACCATTTAATAGATCTTACTGCTCCGATATTATCTAATGCATCCTGCACCACCAACAATGTGGCGCCTATGGTAAAAGTGTTAGATGACAACTGGGGTATCAAAGATGGTTATATTACCACCGTTCATTCCATGACAGGGGATCAGAACCTGCATGATGCGCCACATAGGGATCTCCGCAGAGCGCGGGCTGCATCAGCATCTATTATTCCTACCAGTACAGGCGCGGCAAAAGCCATCACCTCTATATTTCCACATCTGGAAGGTAAAATGGGCGGCGCAGGCATACGCGTACCCGTTTTAAATGGCTCGCTGACTGATTTCACCTGCACGCTGAAAAAACAACCCGGAAGCGTAGCCGAGATCAATGCCAAATTTAAGGAAGCTGCTGCCACTTCCATGAAAGGTGTACTGAAATATACAGAAGCACCCATCGTATCCATAGATGTCGTAGATAATCCTTATTCCTGTACCTTCGATGCTTTACTAACCTCCATCGTGGGAGACCTGGTGAAAGTGGTAGGCTGGTACGATAATGAATTCGGATATTCCAACCGCCTCGCGGATTTAGTGGGACGCATTGCTGAATTGAAACATCACGAAACAACAATAGATAAATAA